One window of Schistocerca gregaria isolate iqSchGreg1 unplaced genomic scaffold, iqSchGreg1.2 ptg000182l, whole genome shotgun sequence genomic DNA carries:
- the LOC126304714 gene encoding BCAS3 microtubule associated cell migration factor-like isoform X2: MQKASSGLVKVAEPVLLSRRSENPLTRVIDKAAGIIEGVNDWIWEKSTEKAKLKDVITFACFQDVSFSYDICIPCLLVGYNNGFQVWDVSANKGSTITEIASKQWKCVKFIRAIELPDPGYRDQTESDPYADNRPLLAAVSCVGTTKNPSKILSLLGLRNNTWMHPLEFPNSITDVRSNRYVVIVGTCDSMLYLLNSCTLELINQIACWKDHNPLSGPAFALGGHWLAFQTRTARKGLYTRGSESSVSGERKAEMSRKEDNNIWSKQEMLGMANYSMKEAVYAGSKMLHSLRSVYVSGFSPPSVSQNDSVPGMVEIVEVESFCTIALWQAGHKKISMMDFDASGLLLVTAPDGGQNVKLWSACTFIQNPMSQPIPLYTLERGTTLGDITHVTFNENSTLLAFTSKPKGTTHIFPILPEGGEADANSHLSSKKTGLERVKGHQKTFRPVKLATIHSNTVSNDVFAGISKISALPNQSVTSDEDGENVHCDYGCFTFHADGGLIRRDLHLRRDSSVSSVLVGDVYPKLRWDLTRTLGSPESFNVDYLFRPASPHAVDGDLDGAHPPYDVESILSNVEMITHAKDGEFWWRSDMFSLFAYVVPPTWPKDMDKSTKWRCDSIYTETPKRQLEVRSNLEKKLVQNQCCSQNDADFHTTLKTASKDLLNVNLSSEPKDSGYRASGTRSGNSSSNSGAYSDYTDTNSSEASEENFLIDQFFGVAGNSSNSSGDHKCEDDNTDSHNNRHATNDGDYGTENNGVNKAANSNSDSQSLNCTKANLLKRRSSNNAKSAVANSNKKAR; encoded by the exons TTGCATTCCGTGCCTCTTGGTAGGATACAACAACGGGTTTCAGGTGTGGGACGTGAGTGCGAACAAGGGTTCGACGATAACCGAGATTGCGTCGAAGCAATGGAAATGTGTGAAGTTTATAAGG GCGATTGAGCTGCCCGATCCTGGATATAGAGACCAGACTGAGTCCGATCCCTATGCCGACAACCGCCCGCTCTTGGCCGCGGTGTCTTGCGTTGGCACGACCAAGAACCCGTCCAAAATTTTGTCGCTGCTCGGTCTTAGGAACAACACGTGGATGCATCCCCTCGAGTTTCCCAATTCAATTACGGACGTGCGCTCGAACCGCTACGTCGTGATAGTTGGAACGTGCGATTCGATGTTGTACTTGCTGAATTCGTGCACATTGGAGCTCATAAATCAAATCGCGTGCTGGAAGGATCATAACCCGCTTTCTGGACCCGCGTTCGCGCTGGGGGGGCACTGGCTAGCTTTTCAGACCAGGACGGCGAGGAAGGGGTTATACACTCGGGGCAGCGAGAGTTCCGTGTCAGGGGAGAGGAAGGCGGAGATGAGTCGCAAGGAAGACAACAACATTTGGAGCAAGCAAGAAATGTTGGGAATGGCGAACTATTCTATGAAGGAGGCGGTTTACGCAGGTTCCAAGATGTTGCATTCCCTGCGCAGCGTTTATGTAAGTGGGTTTTCGCCGCCTAGTGTTTCTCAAAATGATTCGGTTCCCGGCATGGTTGAAATCGTCGAAGTGGAGTCGTTTTGTACCATCGCTTTATGGCAGGCTGGCCACAAGAAAATTTCTATGATGGACTTTGACGCTTCCGGTCTTTTGTTGGTGACAGCTCCTGACGGTGGACAGAACGTCAAGTTGTGGAGCGCGTGCACTTTTATTCAGAACCCGATGAGCCAGCCAATTCCTCTGTACACTTTAGAGCGCGGAACCACATTGGGGGATATTACGCACGTGACGTTTAATGAAAATTCAACTCTGCTGGCtttcacatccaagcccaaggggaCTACGCACATTTTTCCTATCCTTCCGGAGGGTGGCGAGGCGGATGCGAATTCTCATTTGTCTAGCAAGAAGACGGGATTAGAAAGGGTGAAGGGTCACCAAAAGACGTTTCGACCCGTCAAGCTCGCGACGATTCACTCGAATACAGTCAGCAATGACGTCTTTGCTGGGATTTCGAAAATTTCTGCTCTTCCTAATCAGTCTGTGACCAGCGACGAGGATGGCGAGAACGTTCACTGTGACTACGGTTGCTTTACCTTTCACGCAGACGGAGGTCTCATCAGGCGGGATTTGCACCTGCGCCGCGATTCGTCCGTCTCTTCCGTTTTGGTCGGGGATGTCTATCCCAAACTTCGTTGGGATTTGACTCGAACGTTGGGCTCGCCGGAGTCTTTCAACGTGGACTACCTCTTCAGGCCTGCCTCTCCTCACGCCGTAGACGGCGATCTTGACGGCGCCCATCCGCCGTACGACGTAGAATCAATTCTTTCTAACGTCGAAATGATCACTCACGCTAAAGACGGTGAATTTTGGTGGCGAAGCGACATGTTTTCGCTGTTTGCTTACGTTGTTCCCCCTACTTGGCCCAAGGATATGGACAAGTCGACCAAGTGGAGGTGTGACAGTATCTATACAGAGACGCCTAAGCGTCAACTAGAGGTACgatcaaatttggaaaaaaagctAGTTCAAAACCAGTGTTGTTCCCAGAACGACGCAGATTTCCATACCACGCTTAAGACGGCTAGCAAAGACCTTTTGAACGTGAATCTTAGTTCTGAGCCGAAGGACAGTGGCTATCGCGCCAGTGGCACTCGTTCCGGAAATTCTTCGTCTAACAGTGGCGCCTATTCCGACTACACTGACACCAACTCTTCCGAAGCGTCAGAAGAAAATTTTTTAATTGATCAATTCTTCGGCGTAGCTGGCAACAGCAGCAATTCCAGTGGTGACCACAAATGCGAAGATGATAATACAGACAGTCATAACAATCGTCATGCTACCAACGACGGCGACTACGGCACCGAAAACAACGGTGTCAATAAGGCCGCTAACTCGAACTCGGATTCTCAATCTCTGAATTGCACAAAGGCAAACCTATTGAAAAGGCGGTCGTCGAACAATGCCAAGTCAGCAGTAGCCAATTCAAACAAAAAAGCAAGATAA
- the LOC126304714 gene encoding uncharacterized protein LOC126304714 isoform X1 has product MRSPPPSVSRNRVHRPFLTAGVVRRSENPLTRVIDKAAGIIEGVNDWIWEKSTEKAKLKDVITFACFQDVSFSYDICIPCLLVGYNNGFQVWDVSANKGSTITEIASKQWKCVKFIRAIELPDPGYRDQTESDPYADNRPLLAAVSCVGTTKNPSKILSLLGLRNNTWMHPLEFPNSITDVRSNRYVVIVGTCDSMLYLLNSCTLELINQIACWKDHNPLSGPAFALGGHWLAFQTRTARKGLYTRGSESSVSGERKAEMSRKEDNNIWSKQEMLGMANYSMKEAVYAGSKMLHSLRSVYVSGFSPPSVSQNDSVPGMVEIVEVESFCTIALWQAGHKKISMMDFDASGLLLVTAPDGGQNVKLWSACTFIQNPMSQPIPLYTLERGTTLGDITHVTFNENSTLLAFTSKPKGTTHIFPILPEGGEADANSHLSSKKTGLERVKGHQKTFRPVKLATIHSNTVSNDVFAGISKISALPNQSVTSDEDGENVHCDYGCFTFHADGGLIRRDLHLRRDSSVSSVLVGDVYPKLRWDLTRTLGSPESFNVDYLFRPASPHAVDGDLDGAHPPYDVESILSNVEMITHAKDGEFWWRSDMFSLFAYVVPPTWPKDMDKSTKWRCDSIYTETPKRQLEVRSNLEKKLVQNQCCSQNDADFHTTLKTASKDLLNVNLSSEPKDSGYRASGTRSGNSSSNSGAYSDYTDTNSSEASEENFLIDQFFGVAGNSSNSSGDHKCEDDNTDSHNNRHATNDGDYGTENNGVNKAANSNSDSQSLNCTKANLLKRRSSNNAKSAVANSNKKAR; this is encoded by the exons TTGCATTCCGTGCCTCTTGGTAGGATACAACAACGGGTTTCAGGTGTGGGACGTGAGTGCGAACAAGGGTTCGACGATAACCGAGATTGCGTCGAAGCAATGGAAATGTGTGAAGTTTATAAGG GCGATTGAGCTGCCCGATCCTGGATATAGAGACCAGACTGAGTCCGATCCCTATGCCGACAACCGCCCGCTCTTGGCCGCGGTGTCTTGCGTTGGCACGACCAAGAACCCGTCCAAAATTTTGTCGCTGCTCGGTCTTAGGAACAACACGTGGATGCATCCCCTCGAGTTTCCCAATTCAATTACGGACGTGCGCTCGAACCGCTACGTCGTGATAGTTGGAACGTGCGATTCGATGTTGTACTTGCTGAATTCGTGCACATTGGAGCTCATAAATCAAATCGCGTGCTGGAAGGATCATAACCCGCTTTCTGGACCCGCGTTCGCGCTGGGGGGGCACTGGCTAGCTTTTCAGACCAGGACGGCGAGGAAGGGGTTATACACTCGGGGCAGCGAGAGTTCCGTGTCAGGGGAGAGGAAGGCGGAGATGAGTCGCAAGGAAGACAACAACATTTGGAGCAAGCAAGAAATGTTGGGAATGGCGAACTATTCTATGAAGGAGGCGGTTTACGCAGGTTCCAAGATGTTGCATTCCCTGCGCAGCGTTTATGTAAGTGGGTTTTCGCCGCCTAGTGTTTCTCAAAATGATTCGGTTCCCGGCATGGTTGAAATCGTCGAAGTGGAGTCGTTTTGTACCATCGCTTTATGGCAGGCTGGCCACAAGAAAATTTCTATGATGGACTTTGACGCTTCCGGTCTTTTGTTGGTGACAGCTCCTGACGGTGGACAGAACGTCAAGTTGTGGAGCGCGTGCACTTTTATTCAGAACCCGATGAGCCAGCCAATTCCTCTGTACACTTTAGAGCGCGGAACCACATTGGGGGATATTACGCACGTGACGTTTAATGAAAATTCAACTCTGCTGGCtttcacatccaagcccaaggggaCTACGCACATTTTTCCTATCCTTCCGGAGGGTGGCGAGGCGGATGCGAATTCTCATTTGTCTAGCAAGAAGACGGGATTAGAAAGGGTGAAGGGTCACCAAAAGACGTTTCGACCCGTCAAGCTCGCGACGATTCACTCGAATACAGTCAGCAATGACGTCTTTGCTGGGATTTCGAAAATTTCTGCTCTTCCTAATCAGTCTGTGACCAGCGACGAGGATGGCGAGAACGTTCACTGTGACTACGGTTGCTTTACCTTTCACGCAGACGGAGGTCTCATCAGGCGGGATTTGCACCTGCGCCGCGATTCGTCCGTCTCTTCCGTTTTGGTCGGGGATGTCTATCCCAAACTTCGTTGGGATTTGACTCGAACGTTGGGCTCGCCGGAGTCTTTCAACGTGGACTACCTCTTCAGGCCTGCCTCTCCTCACGCCGTAGACGGCGATCTTGACGGCGCCCATCCGCCGTACGACGTAGAATCAATTCTTTCTAACGTCGAAATGATCACTCACGCTAAAGACGGTGAATTTTGGTGGCGAAGCGACATGTTTTCGCTGTTTGCTTACGTTGTTCCCCCTACTTGGCCCAAGGATATGGACAAGTCGACCAAGTGGAGGTGTGACAGTATCTATACAGAGACGCCTAAGCGTCAACTAGAGGTACgatcaaatttggaaaaaaagctAGTTCAAAACCAGTGTTGTTCCCAGAACGACGCAGATTTCCATACCACGCTTAAGACGGCTAGCAAAGACCTTTTGAACGTGAATCTTAGTTCTGAGCCGAAGGACAGTGGCTATCGCGCCAGTGGCACTCGTTCCGGAAATTCTTCGTCTAACAGTGGCGCCTATTCCGACTACACTGACACCAACTCTTCCGAAGCGTCAGAAGAAAATTTTTTAATTGATCAATTCTTCGGCGTAGCTGGCAACAGCAGCAATTCCAGTGGTGACCACAAATGCGAAGATGATAATACAGACAGTCATAACAATCGTCATGCTACCAACGACGGCGACTACGGCACCGAAAACAACGGTGTCAATAAGGCCGCTAACTCGAACTCGGATTCTCAATCTCTGAATTGCACAAAGGCAAACCTATTGAAAAGGCGGTCGTCGAACAATGCCAAGTCAGCAGTAGCCAATTCAAACAAAAAAGCAAGATAA